GACGAACCTATTGCCGACGCAAACCTCGCTGGGGCTGAACCTGACGAACCTGAAGCAGAGTGATTCGGGCATCTACACACTGGTCGTTTCAAACCAGAACGGGTTGTCCCCGATTGGGACAGCGGCGGTGGTGACGGTGACGTACTTGGTGGAGAACCCGGTGATGACCGTGGCTGGCGAGAAGTTCGCGCTGTCGGTGCTGGCGGAAGCAGGCCAGGCGTACTGGCTGGAAGCGCGGGACAGCCTGACGGAGGGTGTGTGGTTGTTTATTCGCGGGGTGACGAATGTGACCGGGCCACAATCGTTGGAGGACGAAGCGGCGAGAGGTTCGCATAAGTTCTACCGGATTGGCAGCGCGCCGGCACCATAACAGACCGGACATTAGTCCACATCCACTAGAAAACCTTTCAAGGGATTTTCACACCCGTTCAGCATGCATCACTGCATCGTCTGCGATGGATCAGGAGGGGAATGGACCTGAGTACCGGAAAGTCGAGTTAAGGGGACGCTTGTTGTCGTTCCGAAAAGGTTGTAGGGTGTGGCCATGAGTAATCGCACGATCATCGTGGTTGCCCCCGAGATTTTGAGCGGCACACCGGTTTTTGCCGGTACACGCGTGTCCGCCCGAACGTTGATTGATTAGCTGGAAGGCGGCGATTCCCTCGGCGATTTCCTCGAAGATTTCCCCACGGTCTCCCGCGACCAAGCCATCGCCTTCCTCGAAGAAGCCAGCGAACGGATGCTGGTGGTTGCCTGCCCAGCACCCGCGCTTCAGCGGTCTTTGGCAGTGCCGAAAACATTCGGATGACACGCATGGCAAATCCCTTCGTGCGCGGATTCAAATCTGGTGCATCATCCTTCATAATTTAGCCTTTAGCCTTACCGTAAAGCTGTGGGCATCGAACTGGTATTCGGCCGGCGGGTTGCCGTTGAGTTCGAGGGCTTTGGTGGTGCGGGCGATGCCCTGGCCGAAGCGGTTGGTGTAGCCGAGGACGCGGGTGGCCTCGGCGAGGATGGGATTGCGGTAGCCGGTGGTGCGCGGAAATGTTTCCGCGGTGGCATCGCCATAGAGGCCGCCGGGGTTGTTGATGGTGAGGTGGTCCGGGAAGCAGCAGAAACGGATGGGGGCGGTGGACTGGTAGTTGCGGTGGATGACGGCATTGAGCAGGAGTTCGCGGAGGGCGACGCGGGGATAGTCGTGGATCATGGTTTCGACGAAGCGGCCGTCCACGGCCACCGGACGCTGGCGGAGATTGGCATCCACGATCAAGTCGAGGGTCTGGAGCAGGGTGCGGAGGTCGCCGAGGGCGCGTTTTTCATCGAGGACCTCGCTGGCGAGGTCGGGGCCGGCATAGCGGACGAACTGCACATAGGCCCCGGGGAGGTAGTGCATGGGTCGGTCGGCGAGGACGATGATGCCGGCATGGGTGGGGCAATCCTGGCGGAGATCGAAGAAGCGGAGGCTGGCGAGCTGCTGTTTGAGCGGGCGGCCGTTTTCGGCGATGACTTCCTCGGAGACGGCATGGCGGAGGTAGGTGAGGCGGAAGCGGTCCTCCGAGAGGTCGGCGAGTGCGCTGTCGAGGCACGGGAGCGCATCGAAGGTGAGGGCGTGGGAGATGCGGCGTTCGGTGAGGATGCGTTCCTCCTGCTCGGTGGCGGTGGCCCGGCGTGGCCCGACGCGGAGATAGACGCGGCCTTTGTAGCGGACGGGGGGGAGGTCGGCCGGGAGGACTTCGACCACGGCCACGTCACCCGCTGGCAGCGAAAAACGAGAGACGGTGAGGGCGGGCATGGGCTGGATATTGCCATCGGAACGTAGGGAGCCAAGAGTCTGGAGGAGGTCGTCGGTGACCTTTAATCCCGAGGGCTGCCCGTCATCTTTGACGCCAATGAGCAGATAGCCGGGCTGACGGTGCGCGGGAAAATCATTGGCAAAGGCGCAGACGGTCTGGGCGAACTTGTCGGTGTTGGAGGTGGCGGTGGTGCGCTCGACGCGGTCGGATTCCAAGTCGGCGAGCAGGGAGAGAAGTTCGGCTTCAGTGATCATAATTTTGCAGAGAGTTCAAGCAACGCTTTGAGGTCGTAGTTTGCCTAAATATTTGTTTTACTGCGGCACGATACGCACGGCCTGACCGCCGTTGGCGGGGAGGTCGGCTTTGAGGATCGTCGTGGCGTCCACGGTGAGGGTTTCGATCTTGACGGCCTTGGAGTCCGGGTTGGCCGGGTCCTGATCCGAGTAGGTGGTGGCGGTGAATTTCCTGCCGGGCGCCAGGAAGGTCAGCGGAATCTCCACCAGCTTGCGGCCCGCCGGGTGGATGGTGCCCAGGTACCATTCCTGCCCTTTGCGGCGCGCGACGGAGGCGCACCGGCCAATCTCGCCGCAGACGACACGGGTTTCATCCCAGGTGGTCGGCAGGGTTTGCCAGTAGTCGAGTTCCTTTTCCCCCTTGTACATGGCCGGGCGGTCGTACCAGTACAGGAATTGCCACGGGCTGAAGAAGATGGTGGAGAGGGCGAGCTGATGGGCGTGGGTGGGCTTGAGCCGGCCACTGTACCAGCAGTAGGTGTAATCGCCGGGCCCCGTGAGGAACCGCGTGAAGGGCAGCGTGGCGTTATGCACGGGGGTGGGGAATGCCTCGTTGCCCAGGATGCCCTCGACGGTCATGAGGTTGGGATAGGTGCGCTGGTAGCCGGTATTGCGGAATTCATCGTGGATATCCACCATGAGCTGGTGCTCCGCCGCCCTGCGGATCGCCAGGTGCAGCCAACTGGTCCATGGCTGGCTGCCGACGTTGACGAAGCCGTACTTGACGCCCTTGACGCCCCATTGCTGGTAGAGCGGCAGGATTTCATCCAACTGCTTCTCCAACGCGAGGTGGTTGACGTAGAGGATGACGCCGATGCCCTTGGCGTTCGCGTAGTTGATCACCTCGCGGAGGTTCAGCGAGGTGGGGTCGGGATTGCGCTTGGGGTCCAGGTGGACATCCCGGGCGTCGCTCTTGGCATCATACTCGAAGCCGTACCAGCCGGCATCGTATTCGATGTATTGCAGACCGCGCTGCAAGGCAAAATCCACGCAGGCCTTGCCGCCGACGGTGGTGAGGGTGGCCTCGCGGATGACTTTGCCGGGTTTGATCCACGAGGTATCCGTCAGGGCGCAGGGATCGTTCAGATTCAGGATGAGGTAATTCTGCTCCAGCAATTGCCCCGGACTCTTGGCCAGCATGACGACGCGCCAGGGCGAGGTGAAGGGGGCGGTGCCGGTGACTTTGCCGTACTTGCCGCGCTCGGCGTCGAGGAACGCCTCCATGGCATGGGGCTGATTCGTGACCGGGCGGAGTTTCATGCGGGCGTACTCCACCAGGCGGGCCTCGGTGATGGCGGCATACAGATCATCGGCCACCCGCACCGTCAGCGGGCGCTCCACGCCGGGCCGCACCTGGCTCAGCGGCACCTCGCCCAGCCCGGGCGTTGGCTTTTTGCCGGGCGCGACATCCGCCGCGTTGTAATTCCCCTGCGCGGAGTACACCGCCCATGCGGTGTGGTCGCCCGTGAAGGCAAAGCTGGTGTTCTCCACCGCGATGGTGAAGTCCTTCAGCCCCGGTTGCGCGGGCAACGTATAGGCAAAGGCCACGCCCTCGTCGTACGCGCGAAAAGTCAGCCGCAAAAGGCGCTTGGGGGCCTGGGTTTCCTGGAGGTCCACCACCAATTGGCTATAATGATCGCGAATCGTCTCGCGCTCGGCGCAAACCGGCTTCCAGGTCGTATCCTGCTGCGTGCGGGTTTCGTTCAGGAGGGTGAAGCCATTGGTGAGCGGCCCGGACTCCAGCTCCAACCCGAGGCGGGAATCGGCGAGCACGGTCTTGCCTTGAAAGGAAACGCTGTACACCGGGCAGGCTTTGGCCCCGCCAAGATCCTTGAGGGCAAAGGTCAGGACAGCGCGGCCATCCGGCGATTTCACTTCGAGGGCGGAGGTTTGATTGAGGAAGCCACCGCAGAGGATTGCGGCGAGCAGAAGTCGGTTAGGTTGATTCATAAAAACAAAAAAGGCGTGGAGACACTCCACGCGCAGCACACGTGCCACAAAGCGCGAGCAAATTGATGCTCGCGCCAAACGGAACGGTCAGGGATTTGCCTTCGGACGGCTGACGCGGATACGGAGCTTTTCCAACTCCACCTGCACGGCATGATTGCGGGCTGACTCCTCATGGATTTTGGCCGGCTGAGTGCCGCCCAGTTCCAGCGCGGCAGTCACCACTTCCCAACCGGATTCACGGCGATGAATCTCAAACCCGTGTTCCAGGAGTTTACCGCCTTTTTTCTGGGTGCGAGCCACCGGGACAAACACCCATTCATCATGCTCAAGCCGCTGCAACGCTTCCATCTTGCCGTGCGGGATATTGACCGTTTGCGCATGGTCATCCACCGCTTGTACCCATGGCTGATCGCCCATGACCTGGCGCGTATCGTTCAATAAGGTCCGTAGCTGCTCAGTATTAATGATCTTGTGCATGGCGGCATCTTAAGCTTGCCCCCCCCGGTGTCGTCAACGGGATTTTCTTTGAATTTTATTTTTGCTCGGTCAGTTGCGCCGCCGGGTCAATATTCCAGCGTTGGGCCACGGCCAGCAATTCCGGGGTGAGGCCCCAGCGGTCCGGCAACGGTTCGCCCTGATGTTCCGGGTTGCCGCCTTTCAGCGCCATGCAACCCTGATTATCGCCAAGGCGCTCAATGAACTCGCTTTCCGCCGCGATCAAGCGGGTCTGGGGCAGGGTGGCCAGCTCTTCCACTTTTTGCTCAATGGGTTTGGCGTCGGTGGAAATTTCCTGAATGAGCGTCGGGATGACGCTCTGCACGGCCGGCTGCCCCAGGTTCCATACGCACGCCAATTGCAACAGGGATAATTTATTTTTTTGCGCCACCGCCCGCATCCGGTCAATCTTCCGGTTGCCTTCCTCCACCCAGCCGGCGGGGCGGAACGTGCGGTGATCCTGCTTGCCAAACAGGTGGCCGGGCTTGACATCGTCGTGGAACAAACCGCCATAATCCACCACGCGGGTGATGATTTTCACGCCCTGCTTTTCCGCCGCCGCCAGGCAGAGTTTGCCCGGCCACGGTTCCAAGG
This genomic interval from Verrucomicrobiota bacterium contains the following:
- a CDS encoding DUF433 domain-containing protein codes for the protein MSNRTIIVVAPEILSGTPVFAGTRVSARTLID
- a CDS encoding RNA-binding domain-containing protein, producing the protein MITEAELLSLLADLESDRVERTTATSNTDKFAQTVCAFANDFPAHRQPGYLLIGVKDDGQPSGLKVTDDLLQTLGSLRSDGNIQPMPALTVSRFSLPAGDVAVVEVLPADLPPVRYKGRVYLRVGPRRATATEQEERILTERRISHALTFDALPCLDSALADLSEDRFRLTYLRHAVSEEVIAENGRPLKQQLASLRFFDLRQDCPTHAGIIVLADRPMHYLPGAYVQFVRYAGPDLASEVLDEKRALGDLRTLLQTLDLIVDANLRQRPVAVDGRFVETMIHDYPRVALRELLLNAVIHRNYQSTAPIRFCCFPDHLTINNPGGLYGDATAETFPRTTGYRNPILAEATRVLGYTNRFGQGIARTTKALELNGNPPAEYQFDAHSFTVRLKAKL
- a CDS encoding glycoside hydrolase family 97 N-terminal domain-containing protein yields the protein MNQPNRLLLAAILCGGFLNQTSALEVKSPDGRAVLTFALKDLGGAKACPVYSVSFQGKTVLADSRLGLELESGPLTNGFTLLNETRTQQDTTWKPVCAERETIRDHYSQLVVDLQETQAPKRLLRLTFRAYDEGVAFAYTLPAQPGLKDFTIAVENTSFAFTGDHTAWAVYSAQGNYNAADVAPGKKPTPGLGEVPLSQVRPGVERPLTVRVADDLYAAITEARLVEYARMKLRPVTNQPHAMEAFLDAERGKYGKVTGTAPFTSPWRVVMLAKSPGQLLEQNYLILNLNDPCALTDTSWIKPGKVIREATLTTVGGKACVDFALQRGLQYIEYDAGWYGFEYDAKSDARDVHLDPKRNPDPTSLNLREVINYANAKGIGVILYVNHLALEKQLDEILPLYQQWGVKGVKYGFVNVGSQPWTSWLHLAIRRAAEHQLMVDIHDEFRNTGYQRTYPNLMTVEGILGNEAFPTPVHNATLPFTRFLTGPGDYTYCWYSGRLKPTHAHQLALSTIFFSPWQFLYWYDRPAMYKGEKELDYWQTLPTTWDETRVVCGEIGRCASVARRKGQEWYLGTIHPAGRKLVEIPLTFLAPGRKFTATTYSDQDPANPDSKAVKIETLTVDATTILKADLPANGGQAVRIVPQ